A portion of the Acidisarcina polymorpha genome contains these proteins:
- a CDS encoding DUF3224 domain-containing protein encodes MTFASGEFTVKLVPQDGPSSDTKLGRMTIDKEFKGDLEATSQGEMLSVQTDVKGSAGYVALEKVTGKLSGHSGSFVLQHSATMNRGTPHLSIVVVPDSGTGELTGLTGTMRIVIVDGQHSYEFDYTLEA; translated from the coding sequence ATGACATTTGCCAGTGGGGAATTCACCGTCAAGCTGGTCCCACAGGACGGCCCAAGCTCCGATACGAAGTTGGGTCGAATGACGATCGACAAGGAGTTTAAGGGCGATCTCGAGGCCACCAGCCAGGGTGAGATGCTCTCGGTCCAGACCGACGTCAAGGGATCGGCCGGATACGTCGCTCTTGAAAAGGTAACCGGCAAGCTCAGCGGCCATTCCGGCTCGTTTGTCCTCCAACATTCCGCCACCATGAACCGCGGAACGCCGCACCTCAGCATCGTCGTCGTTCCCGATTCGGGCACAGGCGAACTCACCGGACTCACCGGCACGATGCGCATCGTGATCGTCGACGGCCAGCACAGTTATGAGTTCGACTACACGCTCGAGGCGTAG
- a CDS encoding RNA-binding S4 domain-containing protein — protein MILLPVKDLLASLSSIGRWANVHLYENGEVTSVRMDKWLWAARFFKTRALAARACELGRITSNGQAAKPARDVRVGDLLLVRNDGGDFQVEVLLLSEVRGPAAVAQTLYRETDASREQRQKLAEERKAMPHFEAMREGRPSKRDRRELSRLRGRG, from the coding sequence ATGATTCTTCTCCCGGTGAAAGATCTGCTTGCATCGCTGTCCAGTATAGGGCGCTGGGCGAATGTGCATCTGTATGAGAATGGAGAAGTGACGAGCGTGCGAATGGATAAGTGGCTTTGGGCGGCGCGTTTCTTCAAGACCCGCGCGTTGGCGGCGCGAGCGTGCGAGCTGGGCAGGATCACCTCGAACGGCCAGGCGGCCAAGCCGGCGCGGGACGTTCGCGTGGGCGACTTATTGCTGGTGAGGAACGACGGCGGCGACTTCCAGGTGGAAGTCCTGCTGTTGAGCGAGGTACGCGGGCCGGCAGCGGTCGCACAGACGCTTTACCGGGAGACGGACGCGAGCCGCGAACAGCGCCAAAAGCTGGCGGAGGAGCGGAAGGCGATGCCGCACTTCGAAGCGATGCGAGAAGGCCGGCCATCGAAGCGGGACCGGCGGGAGCTGAGCCGGCTTCGCGGACGAGGATGA
- a CDS encoding HugZ family protein, with protein sequence MSTTNAAEPRQHAYTGPSLPPIPEPSHAERVRTLVSLTSIAMLSTMSRKHPGFPFGSLMPYALDPEGRPIFLISSMAMHTQNLKQDPRASLFINQPPVEGDPLGAARATLVGHAEPVPASEVAAARECYLARHENSAYWVDFPDFSFFRLQPLDLYYVGGFGVMGWITPDAYQQASPDPLALVAPDILAHMNADHSDAMILLARVHSQLEATEATMTSVDRLGFSLRLKTAEGMKGARINFLREVATAQETRQILVEMVRQARAGADERT encoded by the coding sequence ATGTCAACCACGAATGCCGCCGAGCCGCGCCAACATGCGTATACCGGGCCCTCCTTGCCGCCCATCCCCGAGCCGAGCCACGCAGAGCGGGTTCGGACCCTCGTCTCCCTGACCTCGATAGCGATGCTCTCTACCATGTCACGGAAGCATCCGGGATTTCCCTTTGGCTCTCTGATGCCCTATGCACTGGATCCCGAGGGGCGGCCGATCTTCCTCATCAGCAGCATGGCCATGCACACTCAGAATCTCAAGCAGGATCCGCGCGCCAGCCTCTTCATCAACCAGCCTCCCGTCGAAGGAGACCCGCTCGGCGCTGCCCGGGCGACCCTGGTGGGCCACGCCGAGCCAGTACCCGCGAGCGAGGTCGCGGCCGCTCGGGAATGCTACCTGGCGCGACACGAGAACAGCGCCTACTGGGTCGACTTCCCGGATTTCAGCTTCTTTCGCCTGCAGCCGCTCGATCTGTATTACGTCGGCGGTTTCGGGGTGATGGGCTGGATTACCCCCGACGCCTACCAGCAAGCCTCGCCTGATCCGCTCGCCCTGGTCGCTCCCGACATCCTCGCCCACATGAACGCCGACCATAGCGACGCAATGATTCTGCTGGCGCGCGTCCATTCCCAGCTGGAAGCTACTGAAGCCACCATGACCTCCGTCGATCGACTCGGGTTCTCCCTGCGCCTCAAGACCGCGGAAGGCATGAAAGGCGCTCGCATCAACTTTCTTCGCGAGGTCGCAACTGCACAGGAGACTCGGCAAATACTCGTCGAGATGGTGCGGCAAGCCCGGGCCGGCGCAGACGAACGTACCTAG
- a CDS encoding MFS transporter has protein sequence MTAPTPNIVRYGRLVIFVAGLGGLLYGIDVGIIAAALLYLNKTINLSVEQTSVIVAAVLGGGMCSSLVAGVLADWLGRKKMMIISGLLFVLSVGLIVVSQGFLPLFLGRLLQGISGGVIAVVVPLYLAECLAASNRGRGTAIFQFMLTFGIVIAATVGWFYTRQAEAAIAAAAGNTTLIVAAENHAWRGMFLAIVYPGIIFFLGSFFLSETPRWLFRRGKQEQALAALRRSSTEDEAQLQMREMQALALENQRQAEARTTGSLLQRRYVIPFILACVILGLNQTTGINSVLGFLVIILKQAGMSPAHATSGDVVVKVLQCVMTLVGIALVDRKGRRFLLKMGTGGIVIALAAGAIIFHASESQRVDIRDRIQSAVHGNSLDAPLPSTQASTSTVLTVLYSYGKGDKLATVLSSDNDPVLHIQPDPTAPNAPLVIERALYGPVPTETTGWLVTGCLCLFIASYALGPGVVVWLMLSELMPTRIRSVGMGIALLLNQGVSTLIAAVFLPVVGKYGYYAMFAFWAICTLLYFSTAAFFVPETKGKTLEEIEQHFEGKTLGTTITEGA, from the coding sequence TTGACTGCACCAACGCCCAACATCGTCCGCTATGGACGTCTCGTCATCTTTGTCGCTGGTCTTGGTGGCCTGCTCTACGGAATCGATGTCGGCATCATCGCCGCAGCCTTGCTCTACTTGAACAAGACCATCAATCTCTCCGTCGAACAGACCTCCGTCATCGTCGCTGCAGTCCTGGGTGGAGGCATGTGTTCGTCGCTCGTGGCCGGCGTCCTCGCCGATTGGCTGGGACGGAAAAAAATGATGATCATCAGCGGCCTGCTCTTTGTCCTGAGTGTCGGGCTGATCGTCGTCTCCCAGGGATTTCTGCCCCTCTTCCTAGGCCGTCTGCTCCAGGGAATCAGCGGCGGCGTCATTGCAGTCGTGGTGCCGCTCTATCTGGCCGAGTGCCTCGCCGCCAGCAATCGCGGCCGCGGCACCGCCATCTTTCAATTCATGCTCACCTTCGGCATCGTCATCGCTGCAACCGTCGGCTGGTTCTACACCCGGCAGGCCGAAGCCGCCATTGCCGCTGCTGCCGGAAATACGACGCTCATCGTAGCTGCAGAAAATCACGCCTGGCGCGGCATGTTCCTCGCCATTGTTTATCCCGGCATCATCTTCTTTCTCGGCTCCTTCTTCTTGAGCGAAACTCCCCGCTGGCTCTTCCGTCGCGGGAAGCAGGAACAAGCGCTGGCCGCGCTCCGCAGATCCTCAACAGAAGACGAAGCCCAGTTGCAGATGCGTGAAATGCAGGCCCTTGCCCTCGAAAATCAGCGCCAGGCCGAGGCCCGCACCACTGGCTCTCTTCTCCAGCGAAGATACGTCATCCCCTTCATCCTGGCATGCGTCATCCTGGGGCTGAATCAGACCACGGGCATCAATTCCGTCCTCGGTTTTCTGGTGATCATCCTGAAACAGGCCGGCATGAGCCCGGCCCATGCAACCTCGGGCGACGTTGTCGTCAAGGTGCTGCAATGCGTGATGACCCTCGTCGGTATCGCGCTGGTCGACCGCAAGGGGCGAAGGTTCCTGCTGAAAATGGGCACCGGCGGCATCGTCATCGCCCTGGCTGCCGGAGCGATCATCTTTCACGCCTCGGAATCGCAGCGGGTCGATATTCGCGACCGGATTCAGAGCGCTGTTCATGGCAATTCCCTGGACGCACCACTTCCCTCCACCCAGGCGTCGACCTCAACCGTTCTGACGGTGCTCTATTCCTACGGAAAAGGCGACAAGCTGGCGACCGTGCTCAGCTCCGACAACGACCCCGTCCTGCACATTCAACCCGACCCCACCGCGCCGAATGCGCCGCTGGTTATCGAGCGCGCTCTCTATGGCCCGGTGCCGACGGAGACCACCGGCTGGCTGGTGACTGGATGCCTCTGCCTGTTCATCGCCTCGTACGCCCTCGGTCCAGGAGTGGTCGTCTGGCTCATGCTCTCTGAACTTATGCCAACCCGTATTCGCTCGGTCGGGATGGGCATCGCCCTGCTCCTGAATCAAGGGGTCTCGACCCTCATCGCCGCCGTCTTTCTCCCCGTCGTCGGCAAGTACGGCTATTACGCGATGTTCGCCTTCTGGGCGATCTGCACCCTGCTCTATTTCTCCACCGCGGCATTCTTCGTCCCCGAAACCAAGGGCAAGACCCTCGAAGAAATCGAACAACACTTTGAAGGCAAAACGCTCGGAACCACGATCACCGAAGGAGCATAA
- a CDS encoding amidohydrolase, translating into MNSKALLSALTIILTVGTGCKSSPHGAAAADAIYFGGPIITVNDAQPSAEAIAIKDGKILMVGTRSAIEKEHKGATTQMVDLGGKTLVPGFLDPHSHYVSSLSVANQVNVYAPPVGPGKDIPSILAALKTFREDHKIPSGVVIQAYGYDENMMPNGVGLNRDDLDAAFPDNPVMVNHVSMHGAVLNSAAFTKYGISAKTKTPAGGIILRKPGSNEPAGLIMETAYLPVFSALPQPTREEEVEWSRAEQMLYAAAGITTAQEGLTHASDVALMQRVAGSGVHVVDVVAYPFILDLDAVLANNPASSFGKYVNHVKLGGVKITMDGSPQGKTAYFTTPYLTGGPGGEKNWRGQPTFPQEQLNTWVKKVYDLGIPLNVHANGDATIDMLLKAHEFAAAGDLARQRHTTVIHSQFVRADQLDKYVAYSITPSLYTEHTFYFGDTHVLNRGKEQAFYESPMRAAIDRGLRPTNHTDFVVAPLDQMFVIWTAVNRVSRSGVIIGPDQRVTPMEALKAITINAAFQYDEEASKGSIEPGKLADLVILSGNPITTSPDAIKDIKVVETIKEGKSIYKAD; encoded by the coding sequence ATGAACAGCAAAGCTCTGCTGTCCGCGCTGACAATCATTCTCACCGTTGGCACCGGCTGCAAATCGAGCCCCCATGGTGCTGCGGCCGCGGACGCGATTTACTTCGGCGGCCCCATCATCACCGTCAATGACGCGCAACCAAGTGCGGAAGCGATCGCCATAAAAGATGGCAAGATCCTGATGGTAGGAACAAGGTCCGCCATTGAGAAGGAGCACAAGGGCGCAACCACCCAGATGGTTGATCTCGGTGGCAAGACGCTCGTGCCCGGCTTTCTCGATCCCCACAGTCACTACGTCAGCTCGCTGTCGGTAGCCAATCAGGTGAACGTCTACGCTCCTCCAGTAGGCCCCGGCAAAGACATTCCGAGTATCTTGGCGGCTCTCAAGACATTTCGTGAGGACCACAAGATTCCCAGCGGCGTCGTAATCCAGGCATACGGCTATGACGAAAATATGATGCCCAACGGAGTGGGTCTGAACCGTGACGACCTCGATGCGGCCTTCCCGGATAATCCTGTGATGGTCAACCATGTCTCAATGCATGGAGCCGTACTCAATTCGGCGGCCTTCACAAAATACGGCATCTCGGCGAAGACCAAAACGCCAGCGGGCGGTATCATCCTGCGCAAACCCGGATCGAACGAACCTGCGGGTTTGATCATGGAAACAGCCTATCTGCCGGTTTTTTCTGCGCTGCCCCAACCAACCCGCGAGGAGGAGGTGGAGTGGAGCCGAGCCGAACAGATGCTCTATGCTGCCGCCGGAATTACTACTGCCCAGGAGGGGTTGACCCATGCGTCGGACGTGGCCCTTATGCAACGTGTCGCCGGCTCCGGAGTGCATGTGGTTGACGTCGTCGCTTATCCCTTCATCCTCGACCTGGACGCTGTACTTGCGAACAACCCGGCCAGCAGCTTCGGGAAGTATGTTAATCACGTAAAGCTCGGCGGCGTGAAGATCACGATGGATGGTTCTCCCCAAGGCAAGACCGCTTACTTCACTACGCCTTACCTAACCGGGGGCCCGGGCGGCGAAAAGAACTGGCGCGGTCAACCCACGTTTCCTCAGGAGCAGTTGAATACCTGGGTTAAAAAGGTGTATGACCTCGGCATCCCGCTGAATGTCCACGCCAACGGAGATGCGACGATTGATATGCTCCTCAAGGCCCATGAATTTGCCGCAGCCGGCGATCTTGCCAGACAGCGGCACACTACCGTCATCCACTCCCAGTTCGTTCGCGCCGACCAGTTGGACAAGTATGTCGCCTATTCGATCACCCCTTCGCTCTACACGGAACACACCTTCTACTTCGGCGACACGCACGTCCTCAACCGCGGCAAAGAGCAGGCGTTCTACGAGAGCCCTATGCGGGCCGCGATCGACAGGGGCTTGCGTCCCACCAATCACACCGACTTTGTCGTCGCACCGCTCGATCAGATGTTCGTCATCTGGACGGCAGTCAACCGAGTTTCACGAAGCGGTGTAATCATCGGGCCGGATCAGCGTGTCACTCCTATGGAGGCGCTGAAAGCGATCACCATCAACGCTGCATTCCAATACGATGAGGAAGCGTCAAAGGGTTCAATCGAACCGGGCAAGTTGGCGGACCTGGTCATCCTTTCTGGAAATCCGATAACAACCTCACCCGACGCGATCAAGGATATAAAGGTTGTCGAAACGATCAAGGAAGGTAAGTCCATCTACAAAGCCGACTAG
- a CDS encoding VOC family protein, with translation MRYNRSVPPCPVIPVLIYPDPGLAADWLVKAFGFTVRLRIANHRVQMRAGEGCFTIAEGDIVPNRSSVVQVRVVNVLTHCERARKAGAKILTEPKDHMYGERQYNAEDFYGHRWDFTETLEDVDPESWGGISVNL, from the coding sequence ATGCGTTACAACCGTTCGGTTCCGCCCTGCCCGGTCATTCCTGTACTCATCTACCCCGATCCCGGTTTGGCGGCTGATTGGCTCGTCAAGGCATTCGGTTTTACTGTGCGGTTACGTATCGCCAATCACAGAGTTCAAATGCGCGCCGGCGAGGGTTGCTTTACGATCGCCGAGGGCGACATCGTTCCAAACCGTTCAAGCGTTGTACAGGTACGTGTCGTGAACGTGCTCACCCATTGCGAGCGTGCCCGGAAGGCAGGGGCCAAAATCCTGACGGAGCCGAAGGATCACATGTATGGTGAGCGTCAGTACAACGCCGAAGACTTCTACGGCCACAGATGGGACTTTACTGAGACGTTAGAAGACGTGGACCCGGAGAGCTGGGGTGGCATCTCGGTGAACCTCTGA